The genomic DNA CCAAGTCATTGATCTATTTATTGGAAGAAATCCTGATTGCCATTGAGAAGCAAATTTAGATTGTTGACTATAAAGTTGATTATCAAGTCCATGCAAATTGTCTTTGTAAATCCACTGATTGTTTGACAAATCCTTGGTAATTGTTTCATCACCATTCCTTCCAACTATATACACATAACCACATACTCCAGCTCTATAATCATCAAAAAATGCCCCATAGTTCTGTATCAAAACAGAGGTATCATACACTCAGCAAAATATGAATTATAGGCATTCAACTAAATAAGGATAGTATAACAAGATTACCTTTAATCCCACGAGGGCACTAAGTAAACTAATTTGATTCTTTCCCAGCTTAAGCTTTATTGGAGTCTCAAATGCATAATTATGAATATCGTATTTACCCCATTTTGAACCTATATTAGATTGAAAATATTTCAATAAAAACTGATAACATTATCAACCATATACAACtttctccaaaagaaatttatcACTAACCAACATATTCTCCATTGACGTATGCGTGTAATACGTGTCCAGTACCGTTGATCTTAATGCTCATATTATTGCTCCAAACGGGGTCTTTCTCATCAATGTTCACGCTTTTAAAATGTATATATTTAGGTTAGTTTATAGAAAAAATAGGGAAAGTCATATCACATTTCATAGAGCAAAAACATACTATTTTTTTTACCTTGTCATATACCACAAATAGTCACTCGCATCATTCAGAACCTTTTGATCAAGAATTTCACTAGCGTGCATTGACCCTTTTCCTTGAACAACTGCAACATCAAGATTCTCTGGTCTCCAGGCCCATTTTAAGGCACTTGGTTCATCCTCTGCTCCATTTTCTCTTTGCACCATCATTGATGTTTGAGTATTTATctaaacaaaaaaaaatataatatgcATTTGACAAATTGCATATATGTGAAATATTATTCAACAATCTAGGATAcaaattttatcaaaatatttatttaccTTTGCAGTGTTATAAGCTTCTGTTTGACAGTCTGGGAAAATACTAACTGACCAAGCTGGAACCGTGATTTCCATATCTTCATACTTAATGGTAGCATCAGATGAAGTATTTTTATTACTAAAGAAGCAACTTGTGGTTTGGCCATTAACAAAAACGGTTCCCtgaataaaaaaaaaattatatacaaTTATTGTAAAACTCAAGGATTCATAAAAATGTGTAACTCCTTGTAATCGAAAAGTACCTCAGCACCGTTGCCAAAATCTATCTCAGTGACATTACCCTCTGTTAGGGTCTTCTCCATTGACATCAATAAGTTGTGCAATTGCGTCGAATGCCCATATTTTGGTTGATTGAGATtgcctaaaaataataaatatgaaaTAGTTATACGTGTAAATGGTAATATAAACATAGAGGAGACATTTACatatatttttcaaatattttgtTGTAAAACCCTACCGTATTCATCAAGAGGAGCATCGTAGTCATAGGATGTGGTGATATAAGGTCCACCGGCAGTTCTTCCAAAGTTAGTTCCCCCGTGATACTATCATCAGATTAATTACATTAGTAAGTTTACGCAAGGAGATTAAAAACAAAGACGATGTACAGAGAACgaaaggagattaaagaaaaaaaaacaaTACCATATAATAGTTCTGCAATGAGCCGCCCCTTTGATAAAAGCGAGCAACTGCAAATGCAACATCCTCTGCAGCTCGTTTTGGTCGCACGCTTCCCCAACTCATAAACCTATAAATTTATTTGCAAGTCaatcataattttatttataaataacataaaaaatataagaaaatataGTGATACTAACCATCCAGCCCAATTTTCGGTCCATATCTTTGGACTACTAGCATTGTTTGGGGTGAAGTCGTCACAATACCATCCATTGCATGTATTTATCTGTTTAAAATGTATACAGTTAATTTATAAGAGATATTTATCATTCTTCAACAAATGTtttgtaaaattatataaaaatataattgaGAGGTGATGATAAAACTTACAACTATGGATGGAGCATCTTTTTGTTGACACATAATCCATGGGCTTCCGGTATCCAAAGATACTGCCATATTTGCAGCCCAATTTATGTAAACTTTTCCTGCATCTCCGTAAGGCTCCTCCACATTGCcaaattcattttctatctgaaaTGATATATGGATATCATTGACAAGTTATATACCATGATTCACAGCATACAAGTATAAGACTAGAATGCACTGTAGTTTAGTTTTTATCTAAATGTAATATAGTAGAGTTGTGCCAGATTGTTGTTCCTCTTATAACCTGTTGT from Apium graveolens cultivar Ventura chromosome 5, ASM990537v1, whole genome shotgun sequence includes the following:
- the LOC141724509 gene encoding beta-galactosidase 15-like, which codes for MFLINPYHYPQKTKPQAIHLSGHIYIHINSLQNICTCSLFLSSVKMGGRTLILVLLSLLSICNCIEVTYDSRSFIIDGERKLLISGSIHYPRSTPEMWPDLIKKAKAGGLNTIETYVFWNAHEPQQREYDFTGNLDLMRFLKTIRDEGMYIILRIGPYVCAEWNFGGFPVWLHNLEGVKFRTANAVFMNEMQNFTTLIVDMAKTEKLFARQGGPIIITQIENEFGNVEEPYGDAGKVYINWAANMAVSLDTGSPWIMCQQKDAPSIVINTCNGWYCDDFTPNNASSPKIWTENWAGWFMSWGSVRPKRAAEDVAFAVARFYQRGGSLQNYYMYHGGTNFGRTAGGPYITTSYDYDAPLDEYGNLNQPKYGHSTQLHNLLMSMEKTLTEGNVTEIDFGNGAEGTVFVNGQTTSCFFSNKNTSSDATIKYEDMEITVPAWSVSIFPDCQTEAYNTAKINTQTSMMVQRENGAEDEPSALKWAWRPENLDVAVVQGKGSMHASEILDQKVLNDASDYLWYMTSVNIDEKDPVWSNNMSIKINGTGHVLHAYVNGEYVGSKWGKYDIHNYAFETPIKLKLGKNQISLLSALVGLKNYGAFFDDYRAGVCGYVYIVGRNGDETITKDLSNNQWIYKDNLHGLDNQLYSQQSKFASQWQSGFLPINRSMTWYKTTFKAPLGKDPVVLDLLGLGKGYAWVNGNNLGRYWPSFIAPEDGCDDVCDYRATYDASQCNYGCGEPTQRWYHVPRDFLSATGVNELVLFEEFGGNPSQVNLKTVVVGSACGSAYEHKTMELSCQGRSISQIKFASFGNPTGTCGSFTKGTCEGSKDAISILQKACVGKETCSLVANENIFGPTSCDNASKKLLVEATCAI